TTATGCTTTTTaaaccggattatgacgaaaggtggtttacatatatactacCCAAGGTGATGGGTATGATGgctgggccaaactttggaaaaAGCGTTATTTTAATAATTGGTAGGCTTTTAAAATTAACTTTTAAGAAAAAAGTCAAATAGTCATGACCCTAGTAGATACACCGTAAGTCCCATGACATAATGTTAAGGGAAAAAGGTGCACAGGCCTcgccacagggggacattttattgCCACAGTTATGGTTGAGTATCATATATAACCTATAACGGATCCTGACTGAGGTGCTACTTCTTCGAAACCATCGtaacgcagaggtaagcatgtccgcctgaacGCCAGATCTTCAATCCTGTAGAGAACATCACAAACAAATGTTCCGTGGGGGTTTTCCACTCCTGGCAAatatttgagaggtactatgccatgcataaaagctatagaaaactttttcccaaaaggtgtcgcattgcacgcgtttcggactcgactataagtAGGAgttcacttatcattgagcttaaactttaatcggacagcctATCATCCACCAgcgtaaagctggagacaaggtgtttcagtctccgactacaACCACTAATCCACAGCGAAATACATGGCtcatgttatggcagctatagtatagttcgtcaccgtttggtgttgcagTGACGCCATTATCAGTTCATCACACTTCCTGTAAgtcggtaatatctgccttgtacttcttcaATACATCCgctagcgcgtatactgcaccatctctatagagagtgcagACATTCTCACAATCAGCAACATGACGGCATGCTGTGTTGTTTTTGATCTTGGTGAGATGATCATGACCTGCATGTCGCTGTTATTGCATGCCATGCCGCTCTTGGGTTTGTTCATCAGTTGTGATGGCCTGTTATCTGTTAGTATTTGCGTACGgcatgacctaacaggacaatggctagcacctcagctctaaccgttccaaattttaaagaaatatctCTACCCATTTTTACAGGCATATTTTGTActacttttttcgattttttccggCTGTGCGATGTGGGAGTGGACAGAAGATAGAAGCAGGTAGTACGATCGCAGGACACGCAAGGAAACAAAAGGTAACTGAGATGGTTTAGTAGAAGATGACAACACTTGAGTGGATAGCCACAGGTAAAACTATTGCGTGATAATCGAGACAACAATAGGAAACCAGGATGGAGTGGAAGAGGAGCTTTCGAAACAGATAGCTGAGACGgcacttgaggtcgaatgcgaggAACTGCTTCCAGCAGCACGATCTTGGAATGGTGGGACTCTAATGTTGTCAACTGGTATTTCATACtacaaggatggatcaaagcttatCGACTTGGAGGTCTTCATTGAGGGCCCAGGAGTTGCGGTCCTTCAGGCAAAGATCCGGATGATCACGTAATGCATGCTTTAGTGTTAACGTTAAGACGTCGATTGTTAACATAtttatggacagtaaattgGCCATCAGGCTtttaacaaccagaacggtaaagtcacgaacagtcttgtggAGTACGAAGTAGAGGATGACATCGACTAGTTTCCGGGCCAAAGAGGAGTAAGGGGGAACGAGTGTGGTAGATGATGGGACATTGGAACATTTCCCTAGTCAATGACCGGCTATattacttttaagtatttagagctcataacaagccgattactggctcaaGTGTACATCCCTAGTGGCCTAGGGGGGAtcaatatccgcaacctctttCCAAACTAACCCAACCTTTTGCTAACATCAATTTAAAAGGATccttaacatttttataaattgttttcCGTAGAGTGCCAACAAAATCTAAACAAATCGCTATCCAAACATTGATATGCCACATTAAACGTTGTATAAACAATTGAAATGTGGTTTGCCATTACAAAGGCGAAACGTAAGACTTTGATTACACTTTTGCCATAATTACCAAACGACAAGAAAAGGTGgttttataaataataaaaaaaaaaatacagaaaaaaaagaaaaagaatttttattcgAAATGTTAACGAAGCGAAAAATCGAAAACCCAATGGAGACACAAGACCTAAAGTCAAGAAGGAAAACAGGTTTCAGAACACCAAATGTGAGATATTGGAAAAATATTCATACACGGGGAGTAATGGAAAAgtgatttgtgtttttatttttgctaaaCCACCTTCAATGAAGCGAAAagtaaaaaacgaaaaaaaaaaaaataaaataacagccAGCCACCAAGCTCATATAAAATCCAGCAAAATATTATGAGCAGAAAACCGGCTTTGTTAGAAAATacaattaagaaaattattggagcaaaaaaaaaaaaaaacaaccattttaaagaaaatcattTTTCGTTTTCAAAGTAGAATGACAGAAAGGCGCCAAATTTGAattcttaaaaatgttttgtttttacaaagAAGATGCTATTGGCAAAAATGCAGTCAAGTTTCAAGAGAGTTAAATCAGATGTCTGGTTTTCTTAGGTGTTTGCTCTCAGCGATTGGTCTTAAAAAGGTTTGAGTCAGCCACCACCAACAGCTTGTTCCATTGCTGGCATattgttgacttcttgaaggcggttttgttgttgttaaatgaGCATAAAAACGCTAAAATTCCAAACATGCGGTTTAGTTCCTCAAAGTAAATTCAACTAGTCAGACCAAAACCTGAAACCAAAGTGGACACACGTTGTCGCTGCTGTTGTCGTCGCTCTTGTCTTGTGTTTGGAACgcgcttaagaaaaaaaaaacttcagaaaataaaatcgaaaaaaaacgacTATAACTTAAAACAGGCTAATATCgtacaaaaaataaacacacacaaaatgaTAAGCGATTAACATAAAACTACGTCAAGTGCCTTTTTTAGTTGTTGTATCGTTACATAGAAAGAGATTTACAAATACGGAAAAAACCGCACAGCCAACACAAAATCCGAtagattttttaattaaaaaatcaaaagtgaatttTAGTGTTTGgaaaatccaacaaaaaaaaaacaagcaagagaataaaaaattataaaaaagcaTATAAAAGAATTATCAAAAATATGTTTAACCTAAAGTGGTGTCTTCTAGTGTatctcataaaaattttaatctgGCAAATATGCCAGACACATGGTGCCCCCATAGATTTGGAAACCAGTGCAAAGAATGTTGGTTGGAATGCCACAACTCCCTTATCCTTAAACCTCGATGAAACTTCTACCAGTGATGATGAACTTATTGCCATCAATGAGGATTTTGAAAAAGAGCTGACCACTACAAGGCCACTGGAATTGGAAAAATCCGATACTTTGGCtataaaaattgaagaaaaaagtgcaaattctactaaaaatacacaaaataatgttgaaattttaagcagtgcTGCCAGTGATTATGAACTTATTGCCATCAATGAGGATTTTGAAAAAGAGCTGACCACTACAAGGCCACTGGAATTGGAAAAATCCGATACTTTGGCtataaaaattgaagaaaaaagtgcaaattctactaaaaatacacaaaataatgttgaaattttaagcGCTGCTGCCAGTGTAACGTTAAATTCTACCCTGAACCCCTTTACAACCAAGGAAACAAGTGATTTGTTTAATTCCCAGAGTAAAACTGAAAATGCCCAAAATACCTCGGAACAAAATAATGTGGAAATTTTCGGCCCTTTGGGCAACTTAACACATCAGCCATCTTTCAAAGCCATAAAAATAGAAGAAACAAGTGATTTTTTAAATTCCCAGAGCACAACTGAAAATGCCCAAAATACCTCGGAACCGAATATAGTCGAAATTTCAAGTGATGTTGAAAGTGCAACGTTGCAGTCATTATTAAATGCAATAAATATTCAGGGAACGAGTGATTTTGTAAATTCCCAGAGTGCAACtgaaaatacccaaaatacccagGCACAAAAAATAATCGAAATGTCAAGTGGTGTTGGAAGCGCAACGTTGCAACCATTGTTAAATGCAATAAATATTCAAGAAACGAGGGATTTTTCAAATTCCCAAAAtactttggaaaaaaataatgttgaaaTTATCGGCTCTTTGGGAAACTTAACTCATCAGCCATCCTTCAAAACCATTAAAATCGAAGAAACGAGTGATTTTTTAAATTCCCAGAGTGCAACgcaaaatacccaaaatacctCGGGACAAAAAATAATCGAAATTTCAAGTGGTGTTGGAAGTTCAACAATGCATCCAACCATAAATGCAatacaaattgaagaaacaggTGATTTTTCAAATTCCCAGAGTGCAACtgaaaatacccaaaatatcCCGGAACAAAATAATGTGGAAATTTTAAACACTTTTGACAATCTTACACATCAGTCACCTTTAAATACCATAAAAACAGAGCAAACTAGTGATTTTTCAAATTCCCAGAGTGCAACTgaaaatccccaaaacacttcgGAACAAAATATAgtggaaatttcaaacagttttGGAAGTGTAACGCTGCAACCATTcataaatgcaataaaaattgaagaaacaagTGATTTTCTAAATTCCCAGAGTGCAACtgaaaatacccaaaataccccagaaGAAAGTAAAGTGGAAATTTCAAATGGAGTTGGAAGTTCAACGTTGCAACCAACCATACATGCCataaaaattgaagaaacagctgatttttctAATTCCCAGAGTGCAACtgaaaatacccaaaatacctTTGAAAATACTACACATCAGTCACTTTTAAATACCATAAAAACAGAGGAAACTAGTGATTTTTCAAAATCCCAGAGAGCAACtgaaaatacccaaaatacccatgAACAAAATAAtgtggaaattttaaatggctttGCAAGTGTAACGCTGCAACCATCTTTAAACGCAATAAAAATTCAAGAAACAAGTGAATCTTCCAATTCCCGGAGTCGAATCGAAAATGTCCAAAATACCTCGGAACAAaataatgtcaaaattttaggcTCCTATGGAAATGTAACTCCTGAGTCACCCTCAGATACCACAAAAGCAGAAGAAACAAATGATTTTGCAAATTCCCAAAATGCAACTgaaaatccccaaaacacctcggAACAGAATACCATCGAAAATTCAAACGGTTTTGTAAGTGTTACACTGCAGCCATCCgtaaattcaattcaaattgaAGGAACAGGTGATTTTTTGAATTCCCATAGTACTACCGAAATTGCCCAAAATaatatggaaattttaaatggtgttGGAAGTGTTACACCGCCATCATCCTTAAATCCTCTTATGTCACAAGAAGCAAGTGCGTTTTCAAATTCCCAGAGTACAACTGAAAATGCCCAAAACACCTACGAACAAAATAATGTGGAAAGCTCCAATGGTGTTGGAAGTGTTAAACTGCAATCAACCtcaaatgttataaaaattgaAGAAACGAGCGATATTTCAAATTCCCAGAGTACAACTGAAAATACCCAAAATTTCTCGGaacaaaataatattgaaatGTTAGGCTCTTTTGATAATTTTACTCATCAGCCATCCTTAAATggcataaaaatagaaaaaacaagcAATTTTGCAAATTCCCAGATGGCAACtgaaaatacccaaaatacctCGGAAGAAAATACAACCGAAGTTTCAGAGGGTATTGACAGTGTTTCACTGCAACCAACCCAAAACTCAATGAAAATCGAAGAAACAAGTGCATTTTCAAATTCCCAGAGTGCAActgaaaatccccaaaatacctcggAACAAAACAATGTCGAAATTTTAGGCTCCCTTGAAAATTTAGCTCATCAGCCACCTTTAAATGCCATAAAAACAGAAGAAACAAGTGAATTTTTAAATTCCCAGAGTACCACTGAAAACACCCAACACATATCGGAACAAAATACcatcgaaatttcaagcggtttggAAAATGCAACTCTACAGCCATCTTTAAATCCATTACAAACAAAAGAAACAGGTGATTCATCCAATTCCCAGAGTTTAAAcgaaaatacccaaaatacctccGAACAAAATACCATCGAAATTTTAAACGCTTTTGAAAATGGAGCATTTCAATCGTTTAATGCTCCCTCTATAACAGCAGAAGCAAGTGAGCTTTCACATTCCCAGAGTTTACATGAAAATATCCGAAATACCTCGGAACAAAATACCAACGAAACTTCATATATTTTGGGCAGCGCAACTCCACAACAATCCTCAACTTCATTAAAAACAGAAGAAACAACTGACTTTTCAGATTCCCACATTACAACAGAAAATGCTCATAATTCCCCGAGACATCATAAAGTAGACACTAGTGAGAAAACTATTGAAAATATATCTCTACAAATAACTGCGAAAAACGCAAATGGTTTAGGGGCTAACATTGAAGCTCTTCCCGAAAATCTTAATCCACAAAATATTCAGTCGACTCTTGAAGCCACTATAAGAGAGCCACTTAAGGAAAATTCCTCAGCAACAACAGAAAGCGGGGAAGAAACACACCAAAGTGACCCTATCAACCAAATGACGACAACAGACGTTACAACTTTAGAAAGCGCCAGTATGTCTACAGAGGTGCCCATATTGCAAAAAACTTCAGAGACCACGAAGGCTAAATCTCACAGCGAAAATCTCCAAAATCCCATAGAGTCAGACAACGGGGCAAACCAGCAAAACTTAAATAACATCAATGAAAATGCCGCAAAAGATGTTGAAACAAATTTGGAGGAGAATtcccaaaataaaaacgaaaatccCCAAATGGGAGAAAACTCATACAAAGATttttcacaacaacaacaacaattacatGAAAATAAAGGTGAAGTAGAACTTGTAGGAAATCCAAATTTccaatttgaaaacaaaaatgaaaatcttaaaactaatttagacgaaaatttcaatattgaAATAGCCAAAGAACAAAgagaaaacaccacccaaagcaGGGATATGATAAATTCCCTAACAGAAAATCCTgattcccaaaatacccaaacTTCAGAAAATCCCATTACAAAACAGGGTATCACAGAGGAAAATGTCGTGGAtaaccaaacaaaaatttcggaagCACCTTCCCCATTGAACATTAAACAGGAATTTGAAATAGCGCACTCTGATGAAGGAAAGTCTCAACTCATCGTAAATGAAGAAGCAATTATAAGAGAAATTACTCCACAGATAAATGGGGAGGAGCAGCCAAAGCAACTTATCGTGGAGTCTTCTGGAACTACCTCGGAAAATGTAATCTCGACAAAGGAAACAACAGAAAAATTGCTTGAAGACTCCCAAATTACTACAGAAAACTCTGAGATTGTCCATCGTACACCAGAAAATGACAAACTgcaacaaattgaagaagtttcAAACATCGCAAGGGTTGCAAAGGGTAATGACGAAGTAGAAATGGAAATGCCCCAAAATATAGTGGGCGAATTAAAAACCCTGGAAAACACAACAGATGAAGGCAATTTGAATATCGCAGTGTCTACAGAAGGTATTCAATATGCTCTAAATAATAATGGAACTGAAAAAACAGATGACCTTGTTGAAGCTGAAAACCAATACCAAAATCCCACTCTGCCTAATGAAGCTGCAACCTTTGGTATTACTGAAGTTTTGAAAACAACCGAAAATGATGGAAACACATCCTTTAATCCCCAAACCTCTTCTATGGAAGCTGTAAAGAACGAAAATTCTATGATTTCTGAAGACACAACGAATTTCCAGATTTCCTCAGAAAATCCTTACATTTCAAACACCATTTCCTCCAACCATATGACAACTCAAGAAATCGATACAAGTTCCCATCACGGTTTCATATACAATTTCAATACTCAAATGCCAACTGAGGATTCACAAAACGCTGGAATTTATATGTTAATGGAAATGCCAGTTAATACAGAAGCAAGAGAAGGTAGTCATATGAAGTCAGAACAGCAAAATGTTAAAGAATTTGTAACTCACCCAATCAATGCGGAAGTTCAAGAAAATCCCCAAAGTGTCAATATAATGAACAAAAACACTCAAACCGAAACCCTGGAAAAACTTAAACAATTGCAATTTGAACATAATGAGAACATGCAAGCCACTACCTTATTACCAGATGCTAACGATGCATCAACAACTAGTGAACAGAACCCGGAGTCTTACACTGAACAACCTAAAGTAATagaaatcacttccaacaatcaaCAAATCACTGTGTCTGACAATGTCCACAAAGAAAATCCAAAGACTAGCCAAGAAAATGCAGAATCCACCACTATAAACTTCCTAGAACTTGAAGATCAATCAACCACCATGAAGCCCTCAGTCAGCACCGGACGTAATCTTGTCAGTGAAGAACAAACAGTTACACCCACAACAAATGTTGTCGAAAATCCCACCACCCATCATCAATTTGCCAGCCTTTTGGCAGAAACGGAAATGAATGTGCACAAAGCATTTGAGACTCTAAGAGAATGGATAGCTAATGGCCAAAAATTAGAAGATTttacaaaaaatccaaattcaAATGAAGAAATAAACTATACCACAAATAATCCTTCCACCAACGATATGGCAACGACTACAGATACTGCCGAGAAAAATCAACAGTTTATTGGTGGTGAATCAACAACATTGAATAATGCCGATACAACAACATACAACGAAATGACAACCATGAAGGATAAGCCcgaaaaatatcaacaaaatatgGGTGAAGGATCAACAGTTATAAGCAGCAGCAGCCTTACAACATTAACAGACCATGAGGAGAACCATCAATATTTGGTTAACCCTGGATCAGCAACTCATAGTTATGTCCAAACTACAACAAATAATGTGTTAACGACATCAGATCAACAACAGAATGGtcatacaacaacaaacaatgtGGTATCGACAACAGATAATTATGGTAAAGTTCTTATCTCTGGATCCACAAGTCTCAGTAACGACAATATTACAACGAAAGATACCACAACTCCAATATTTAAACCAGAAAAATACCAACATAATGGAAATGAAGATTCTGTAACTTCACTACACATTAGGGAAAACTCCTCTGCTAGTGAAAAGTATGCTGAAGAAATGATGTTGACAACAACATCCACAGAAAACAAATCACATGAGACAGGCAGCAAAGTTTATGGTGAAACAACTACATTTGGACAATCCGGTATGGAAACGACAACTCAAAGAGGTATGGTACTATTCAATGCTATATATTTAGAAgtttttagaaaatgttaacAAGTTCCTTTTAGTTTTAAAGACATATACAACTcagatggaaattttgcccatgaacattccactaagaaacagaggcaaacttctcacatatcaatgagtgcagtccgattcaagtttaagctcaatgataggggcctcctttttatagccgaattcgaacggcgtgccgcagtgccacacctctttggagagaagttttacatggcttagtacttcacaaatgttgcctgtattaggaggggaaaaccaccgttgaaatttatttttgatcaattttgaaattgatggtttcgccaggattcgaacccaggcgttcagcgtcattggcggacatgctaacctctgcgctacggtggcctcctatcaaactcagatatggcctGAAATTGTTCTGAGAGAAAAGTCTATTTCGTAATCAACTAATTGGTTGACGGACTGTTCTTCTTTGGTCTTTTCTAGATCTGCTGTAGTCTGGATAcagaaaaattaagattttttataGTATTAAGGTATTGTTAAATGCGAAAATACATATTACAATTGCAGGATCTACATTGACAGTTTTCGTAGTATCCATCTAAATGATTAAGTAATCCATCGTCAATTTTTGATACACCTTGACATTGACAGTACTACATCTTCACTTTTCTTATCTCATCAAAGTTTAACACTCAAGAATGTGTTCTACCTTCTTGTTAAAGATTTTGTGGTACAAATGCCATATTCCTCAATATTCCCCGAAGATTGCCAGTACCGTATCGTCACATCTTTTTTCTTTTCAGAGATAGACATTGAAGCAATTCTTCTATTTCCATGAAAAAGTTGTTGCTCCTCTTTCGGCCTGTACTTAAGTCAAGTCACCCTTCTTTGGAATCAGCATGCGAAAGTTCTAATTATTGAATATTAAGGAGGGTTAATTttaatacccatcaccataggaagggggtatgcGAATcaagtcactccgtttgtaacatctcgaaatattcgtctatgatcccataaagaatatatactcCAGACCGTCTCGAATTTTGtgactcgatctagccatgtctgtcagtccgttcgtccgtctgccacgatagcggtcaaacgcgtaaagcaagccgcttgaaattttgcacacatacttaataATGATGTAGAacattggggattgaaaatcggttcagatttgaatatagatataaactgatatcccgatgacttcttgagctcctagtagcctgttatgactttcaacaactgtgtctaatacggtccaaatcggtctataacctgatatagttagggagctatatcaggatttgaCATCTTCAACGGTTGGAACTGCAATTTtcgtcccatataaaccggtctctctgttacctttgttcggttcctaaaagctgtAATttatgctggtttgacaaatgtttggtatgtagaataaaattatgcccttcaactaaattcattttgtgcaacacctcgaaatattgatctgagaccccataaagtacatacattctcaatcctctcgacattctgattcgagttagccatgtccgtccgtccgtctgtcgaaatcacgatagcatcgaactgtgccaagttcggtccaaatcggtctattacctgatatagctcccatataaactgatttcccgttttgacttcttgagatcctggaagccacaatttttgtcggatttggctagaattatcatgtagtgttctgttaaggcttgcaacaactgtcccaagtatggtccaaatcggttcataacctgatgtagctccctttATAAaggtctcccgatttaacttcgaACACCTGTGTctattatggttcgaatcggtcaagatcctgatatagctcccatataaactcccgatttgatttcatgagaccctggaagcctcatttttcatccgatttggatgaaattttgctcatagtattccgccaagactttcaacaactgtgctaagtatggtccaaatcggtctataaacgtatatagctcccatataaaccgatctcccgatttgtcttcttgagcccttaggttaagtttaattggcagtttgccatcagactcacttagacgttttcgtccattgtgataccacaggaacagaagaaggaagatgccgccttctagttcctaccgttgaaccatccagatcgccttaaaaagcccaataacttgcgaatgttcacatccgctgaaatcagacaggttcgcAAAGAAAttggaacctaaagtggaactccttttgattGCTAGTGCAGGATTCACTCAgatggtgttctatagtctcttcctaTTCGATGGACTCagaacttctgcaaaagtcgttggcaaccttctgtctgtcagcatgttttccgattagacagt
The Stomoxys calcitrans chromosome 3, idStoCalc2.1, whole genome shotgun sequence genome window above contains:
- the LOC106085800 gene encoding probable serine/threonine-protein kinase DDB_G0282963 — encoded protein: MFNLKWCLLVYLIKILIWQICQTHGAPIDLETSAKNVGWNATTPLSLNLDETSTSDDELIAINEDFEKELTTTRPLELEKSDTLAIKIEEKSANSTKNTQNNVEILSSAASDYELIAINEDFEKELTTTRPLELEKSDTLAIKIEEKSANSTKNTQNNVEILSAAASVTLNSTLNPFTTKETSDLFNSQSKTENAQNTSEQNNVEIFGPLGNLTHQPSFKAIKIEETSDFLNSQSTTENAQNTSEPNIVEISSDVESATLQSLLNAINIQGTSDFVNSQSATENTQNTQAQKIIEMSSGVGSATLQPLLNAINIQETRDFSNSQNTLEKNNVEIIGSLGNLTHQPSFKTIKIEETSDFLNSQSATQNTQNTSGQKIIEISSGVGSSTMHPTINAIQIEETGDFSNSQSATENTQNIPEQNNVEILNTFDNLTHQSPLNTIKTEQTSDFSNSQSATENPQNTSEQNIVEISNSFGSVTLQPFINAIKIEETSDFLNSQSATENTQNTPEESKVEISNGVGSSTLQPTIHAIKIEETADFSNSQSATENTQNTFENTTHQSLLNTIKTEETSDFSKSQRATENTQNTHEQNNVEILNGFASVTLQPSLNAIKIQETSESSNSRSRIENVQNTSEQNNVKILGSYGNVTPESPSDTTKAEETNDFANSQNATENPQNTSEQNTIENSNGFVSVTLQPSVNSIQIEGTGDFLNSHSTTEIAQNNMEILNGVGSVTPPSSLNPLMSQEASAFSNSQSTTENAQNTYEQNNVESSNGVGSVKLQSTSNVIKIEETSDISNSQSTTENTQNFSEQNNIEMLGSFDNFTHQPSLNGIKIEKTSNFANSQMATENTQNTSEENTTEVSEGIDSVSLQPTQNSMKIEETSAFSNSQSATENPQNTSEQNNVEILGSLENLAHQPPLNAIKTEETSEFLNSQSTTENTQHISEQNTIEISSGLENATLQPSLNPLQTKETGDSSNSQSLNENTQNTSEQNTIEILNAFENGAFQSFNAPSITAEASELSHSQSLHENIRNTSEQNTNETSYILGSATPQQSSTSLKTEETTDFSDSHITTENAHNSPRHHKVDTSEKTIENISLQITAKNANGLGANIEALPENLNPQNIQSTLEATIREPLKENSSATTESGEETHQSDPINQMTTTDVTTLESASMSTEVPILQKTSETTKAKSHSENLQNPIESDNGANQQNLNNINENAAKDVETNLEENSQNKNENPQMGENSYKDFSQQQQQLHENKGEVELVGNPNFQFENKNENLKTNLDENFNIEIAKEQRENTTQSRDMINSLTENPDSQNTQTSENPITKQGITEENVVDNQTKISEAPSPLNIKQEFEIAHSDEGKSQLIVNEEAIIREITPQINGEEQPKQLIVESSGTTSENVISTKETTEKLLEDSQITTENSEIVHRTPENDKLQQIEEVSNIARVAKGNDEVEMEMPQNIVGELKTLENTTDEGNLNIAVSTEGIQYALNNNGTEKTDDLVEAENQYQNPTLPNEAATFGITEVLKTTENDGNTSFNPQTSSMEAVKNENSMISEDTTNFQISSENPYISNTISSNHMTTQEIDTSSHHGFIYNFNTQMPTEDSQNAGIYMLMEMPVNTEAREGSHMKSEQQNVKEFVTHPINAEVQENPQSVNIMNKNTQTETLEKLKQLQFEHNENMQATTLLPDANDASTTSEQNPESYTEQPKVIEITSNNQQITVSDNVHKENPKTSQENAESTTINFLELEDQSTTMKPSVSTGRNLVSEEQTVTPTTNVVENPTTHHQFASLLAETEMNVHKAFETLREWIANGQKLEDFTKNPNSNEEINYTTNNPSTNDMATTTDTAEKNQQFIGGESTTLNNADTTTYNEMTTMKDKPEKYQQNMGEGSTVISSSSLTTLTDHEENHQYLVNPGSATHSYVQTTTNNVLTTSDQQQNGHTTTNNVVSTTDNYGKVLISGSTSLSNDNITTKDTTTPIFKPEKYQHNGNEDSVTSLHIRENSSASEKYAEEMMLTTTSTENKSHETGSKVYGETTTFGQSGMETTTQRGQEETTVEHTFARVNLTKDYTGVNLKHFDSSEEEMSEEKEGKMQSRNQLEGQTQEQIDMMGGNEQATKDLSKTSEVETTTIREMVSFVQHEPEEESQNERHEKHSLHMETNQQQTESYAKKQNKDSLKATPNNDSNIQATDRTIIIATTYTNSDTDANISTTPSEAEISTMKDELTTTQEILTTTTTDDNEGTTDFATAAKFTDDLMTTTTEQPEMETTTVLVLVEPEPRSLAPPKLEYLQSDEGVEVFYGYSIVKHN